In Populus alba chromosome 1, ASM523922v2, whole genome shotgun sequence, a single window of DNA contains:
- the LOC118043248 gene encoding uncharacterized protein gives MSGRHHHHHNDHSPPPPGIPPPHPPPDFPPPPPLPPPVPPPPPPPVPPPPPPGYQSYFHEYPAPQPPPPPPHTHLVHHDHDDSSGCCSFLRGCLACLCCCCVLEECCGCCF, from the exons ATGAGTGGCcgtcaccaccaccatcacaaCGACCATTCACCACCGCCACCGG GGATTCCACCTCCACATCCTCCCCCAGATTTTCCGCCGCCGCCTCCTCTGCCGCCACCAGTGCCACCACCGCCTCCACCACCAGTGCCTCCACCGCCTCCACCTGGCTATCAAAGCTATTTCCATGAATACCCTGCACCccaacctcctcctccacccCCTCACACACACCTTGTCCATCATGATCATGATGACAGTAGTGGTTGCTGTTCATTCCTAAGAGGGTG TTTGGCTTGTCTTTGCTGCTGCTGTGTGTTGGAGGAGTGCTGTGGCTGCTGCTTTTAG
- the LOC118043252 gene encoding protein TIFY 9 has translation MSRVAAVELDFFAMGKENQSSPSKSKFLNRQRSFRDIQSAISKINPELLKSVIASGSAANMTTPENGNQFSNKSFSVPSTPKQEQPSFPVLPLHSPLPRPNMMIPTETVPMTIFYNGTVSVFNVPRDKAENILKLAEKGISKTSAEPMTDPKTDQQQLFDSLDGDLPIARRKSLQRFLEKRKGRLTSVSPYVCNT, from the exons atgtcgAGAGTAGCAGCTGTTGAACTCGATTTCTTTGCCATGGGTAAAGAGAACCAGTCGTCACCTTCCAAGTCCAAGTTTCTTAATCGCCAAAGAAGCTTTCGAG ATATTCAGAGTGCCATTTCGAAAATAAACCCTGAGCTTTTAAAATCCGTGATTGCCTCTGGTTCTGCTGCCAACATGACTACTCCGGAAAATGGCAATCAGTTCTCAAACAAGTCATTCTCTGTGCCTTCCACTCCTAAACAGGAACAGCCTTCATTTCCTGTTCTCCCTCTCCATTCTCCTCTCCCAAG GCCTAATATGATGATCCCTACCGAAACCGTTCCCATGACTATTTTCTACAATGGAACCGTTTCCGTTTTCAATGTCCCTCGAGACAAG gCGGAGAACATCTTGAAGCTTGCCGAGAAGGGAATTTCCAAGACCAGTGCTGAACCAATGACTGATCCAAAAACTGATCAACAACAGCTTTTTGATAGCCTTGATGGAG ATCTGCCAATTGCCAGGAGGAAATCACTGCAGAGGTTTTTGGAGAAAAGAAAGGGGAG GTTGACTTCGGTGTCCCCATATGTTTGCAACACCTAA